A region from the Triticum urartu cultivar G1812 chromosome 1, Tu2.1, whole genome shotgun sequence genome encodes:
- the LOC125541101 gene encoding 50S ribosomal protein L28, chloroplastic, protein MASISMMCSYTVSMPAAARAPLRRANASLGFATSQLAGLSLGLTSTATAVSLPTKNTIVARRICPFLEKKTNRANKVSFSNHKTKKQQFVNLQYKKLWWEAGKRYVKLRLSTKALKTIEKHGLDAVAKKAGIDLNKK, encoded by the exons ATGGCGTCCATCTCCATGATGTGCTCCTACACCGTCTCCATGCCCGCCGCCGCCAGGGCTCCGCTCCGCCGcgccaacgcctcgctcgggttcgcCACCTCGCAGCTCGCCGGCCTCAGCCTCGGCCTCACCTCCACGGCCACCGCGGTCTCCCTCCCCACCAAGAACACCATCGTCGCGC GCCGGATCTGCCCCTTCTTGGAGAAGAAGACGAACCGGGCCAACAAGGTGTCCTTCTCCAACCACAAGACCAAGAAGCAGCAATTTGTGAACCTGCAGTACAAGAAGCTGTGGTGGGAGGCCGGCAAGCGCTACGTCAAGCTCCGCCTCTCCACCAAGGCCCTCAAGACCATCGAGAAGCACGGCCTCGACGCCGTCGCCAAGAAGGCAGGGATCGACCTCAACAAGAAATGA